The following proteins come from a genomic window of Daphnia carinata strain CSIRO-1 chromosome 6, CSIRO_AGI_Dcar_HiC_V3, whole genome shotgun sequence:
- the LOC130694143 gene encoding uncharacterized protein LOC130694143, whose translation MADDLAQMFGRYLRLPDVKAKRVKRVVRAHRVDKKKEVKKALLKFYPRTIDKLVRCESDQDYISLFTRYFGSDSYWATRGWMHLKDARSHFDDSRTYEGAMPHQINETDGNLHDFYVNYLLENMLNKVFIQLHPIMLTRKEKKLLELCGRDSPLDLTEKLKRYIQFGINVNAKDKDGRNALHLLCRYRSNPKLTDAIQLVIKSGIDVKARDNDGMNAIHYLCRYNSSQKLIDAIQILVQSGIDVKAKTKDGSNALYYLCRYSSTPNLAKVVDILIGIGVDEIEGDKYGRNVKYYLEKRDKKEMKIWVDGEAPILGEGGFATVYRGTFGGREVAVKRVLMRDVHKKEEEAMLKLDHPNIVKLFHCEKDENFMYYALELCLASLDQLFLKDDPKKYNGRMPRLIEVFRQLATGLAYIHLKGLIHRDIKPENILILRKSGKRKKIIMKWSDFGLAKSVNEKGLHSWTGVKGTRTWFAPEVLKKLINGKKAENEEFWGTVKSDVFVLGLVFGYILLEGEHLFGSSEYKIHKNIIRKNPVNMKNIDGELRIYYEDDLLQKMLQYDPEQRINMAKVVKQLKSIKKKLSTSKRRAEKTPEKFVSYSLPANLKDRGNSSPAPGNDSNNAKDYSGNQRPLIPFPGQLDLTDKKTVLDCWIELYQSQISTGAMLDETEIGEILRQLRIGENAKNNNEWILLPCLYPSNSSPDLIG comes from the exons ATGGCGGATGATTTAGCTCAAATGTTTGGACGATATTTACGATTACCTGACGTTAAAGCGAAAAGAGTGAAAAGAGTTGTTCGAGCACATCGtgtcgacaaaaaaaaagaagtaaaaaaagcTTTGCTAAAGTTCTATCCGCGAACCATCGACAAACTTGTTCGCTGTGAAAGTGACCAGGACTATAT ttctCTTTTTACCAGGTACTTTGGATCGGACTCATATTGGGCCACTCGAGGTTGGATGCACTTGAAGGATGCCCGAAGCCATTTTGATGATTCCCGAACATACGAGGGAGCCATGCCACATCAGATAAATG AAACGGATGGCAATTTACATGATTTTTACGTGAATTACCTATTGGAAAACATGTTGAACAAAGTTTTCATTCAATTACACCCGATCATG CTcactagaaaagaaaaaaaattgcttgaattgtgtggGCGTGATTCGCCATTGGATCTCACGGAAAAACTCAAAAGATATATTCAGTTCGGAATtaacgtgaacgcaaaggacaaagacggaaggaatgcgcttcaCCTATTGTGTCGGTACCGttcaaacccaaaattaaCCGACGCAATTCAACTCGTAATCAAAAGTGGAATCGACGTCAAAGCAAGGGACAacgatggaatgaatgccattcattatctgtgtcgatacaattcaagccaaaaactaatcgacgcaattcaaattttggttcaatccggaatcgacgtgaaggCAAAAACTAAAGATGGATCAAATGCGCTCTATTATTTATGTCGATACAGTTCAACCCCAAATTTAGCCAAAGTAGTTGATATTTTGATTGGAATCGGAGTGGATGAGATCGAAGGGGACAAATATGGGCGGAATGTGAAATATTATTTGGAGAAGAGAGAtaagaaggaaatgaaaatttgggTGGACGGCGAAGCTCCTATACTAGGGGAGGGTGGCTTTGCTACAGTATACAGAGGGACGTTCGGAGGTCGTGAAGTGGCAGTAAAGAGAGTTCTAATGCGTGATGtgcacaaaaaagaagaagaagcaatgctAAAATTAgatcatccaaacatcgtcaaactttTTCACTGTGAAAAGGACGAAAACTTTAt GTACTATGCGTTGGAATTATGTCTCGCTTCTTTAGATCAACTTTTCCTGAAGGATGATCCCAAGAAATATAACGGACGTATGCCACGTCTAATCGAAGTTTTCCGTCAATTAGCTACAGGCTTGGCATACATCCATTTAAAGGGATTAATTCATCGAGACATTAAACCAGAAAACATCCTCATTTTGCGAAAGTCTGGAAAACgtaaaaagataataatgaaatggtctgattttggactggccaaatccgtaaacgaaaagggaCTTCACTCGTGGACTGGAGTGAAAGGAACCAGAACTTGGTTCGCACCCGAAGTGCTGAAAAAACTCATCAACggaaaaaaggcggaaaacgAAGAGTTTTGGGGCACCGTCAAGAGCGACGTGTTTGTCCTCGGCCTCGTCTTCGGTTATATTTTGTTGGAGGGAGAACATCTATTCGGCTCAAGTGAATATAAAATTCACAAAAacataattagaaaaaatCCGGTGAATATGAAGA ATATTGATGGCGAATTGCGCATATACTATGAGGATGActtacttcaaaaaatgttgcaaTACGATCCGGAACAAAGAATAAATATGGCAAAAGTGGTCAAACAACTGAAATCcatcaagaaaaaa CTGAGCACATCCAAAAGAAGAGCAGAGAAAACTCCCGAAAAATTTGTTAGTTACTCTTTGCCTGCTAATTTGAAAGACCGCGGCAACTCCAGCCCAGCTCCTGGAAACGATTCGAATAATGCAAAGGACTATAGCGGAAATCAGCGCCCCTTGATCCCATTCCCTGGACAACTGGATTTGACTGATAAAAAGACTGTGCTCGATTGTTGGATTGAATTATATCAAAGCCAAATTTCAACTGGCGCCATGCTAGACGAGACGGAAATTGGTGAAATTCTACGCCAACTGAGAATTGGTGAGAATGCGAAGAACAATAATGAATGGATTCTGCTCCCTTGTTTGTATCCATCCAATTCAAGCCCAGATTTAATTGGCTAG
- the LOC130694035 gene encoding death-associated protein kinase 1-like produces the protein MNAIHYLCRYNSSQNLINGIEILNQSGIDSKGITNDGSNALHYLCRYNSNPNLLDVIGIFGALGVDAYAKDKDGWNAFYYLYNKDKKEMKIWTDRASPIGSGAFGTVFKGKFGGQEVAVKRVELLKVDKREEEAMLKLNHPNVVKLFHCEEDINFMYYALELCVASLDQLFLKPDDPRKYNGRIPPRIEVFHQLAAGLEYIHSMKLIHRDIKPGNILITRRTRLPIIIKWSDFGLAKSVNEKGLHSWSGVRGTRTWWAPEVLEKLNNEENAENEEFWGTVKSEVFVLGLVFGYIFLKGEHLYGSSEKEIHDNIIGGRAVNMKNIDAELRKYYADDLLTKMLEHDSVKRISSKEVVEQLKSITKKLTEKAKEFRQLCARDSLSDLKGRANDFIRIGIDMNAKDNDGRNALHYLCLSDSSPNLIDAIQLLIQPGIDVNAKDNVGRNALHYLCKSNSSPNLIGAIQLLTQLGIDVKTRKRWGKNVLHYLCKCNSSPNLIDAIQLLIQLGIDVNAKKDNGMNALHYLCGWNSSPNLIDAIQLLIQLGINVNAKGEKGKNALHYLCGWNSSPNLIDAIQLLIQLGIDVTAKDDDGRNALHYLCGWKSNPNLIDAIQLLIQLGIDVNAKGEKGQNALHYLCGSNSSPNLIDAIQLLIQLGIDVNAKNDNGLNALDYLCKSNSSPKLINAIQLLIKLGIDVKVKDRFGNRRNALHLLCRYYLNPKLTNAIQLVIESGIDLNAKDNNGMNAIHYLCRYNSSQYLFVAIQILIQSGIDVKAKTNDGSNALHYLCRDNSSLNLSKAARILAALGVDTLAKDKHGWTVLDYWCNNEKKELKIWIDRAVPLIGEGYFVAVFKGKFEGRQVAVKRVEIRHFKKIEEEALLKLDHCDEDIYRRTPPIS, from the exons atgaatgccattcattatttgtgtcgatacaattcaagccaaaACTTAATTAACGGAATTGAAATCTTGAATCAATCCGGAATCGATTCAAAGGGAATAACCAACGATGGAtcaaatgcgctccattatttatgtcgatacaattcaaacCCAAATTTACTCGACGTAATTGGTATTTTTGGTGCATTGGGAGTGGATGCGTACGCTAAGGACaaagatggatggaatgcgttttattatttgtataataaagataaaaaggaaatgaaaatttggacCGATCGGGCTTCTCCAATAGGGAGCGGTGCCTTTGGTACGGTATTCAAAGGGAAGTTCGGAGGTCAAGAAGTGGCAGTCAAAAGAGTTGAATTGCTTAAAGTCgacaaaagagaagaggaaGCAATGCTAAAGCTAAATCATCCAAACGTCGTCAAGCTTTTTCACTGTGAAGAGGACATAAACTTTAT GTACTACGCCTTGGAATTATGTGTCGCTTCATTAGATCAACTTTTCCTGAAGCCGGATGATCCCAGAAAATACAACGGACGTATTCCACCTCGTATCGAAGTTTTCCATCAATTAGCTGCAGGCCTTGAATACATCCACTCGATGAAATTAATTCATCGAGACATCAAACCGGGCAACATCCTCATTACGCGTCGTACTCGTCTTCCC atAATAATCAAATGGTCTGATTTTGGACTGGCCAAATccgtaaacgaaaagggaCTTCACTCGTGGTCTGGAGTGAGAGGAACCAGAACTTGGTGGGcacccgaagtgctggaaaaacTCAACAACGAAGAAAACGCGGAAAACGAAGAGTTTTGGGGCACGGTCAAGAGCGAAGTGTTTGTCCTCGGCCTCGTCTTtggttatatttttttgaagggaGAACATCTATACGGttcaagtgaaaaagaaattcatgatAACATAATTGGAGGACGTGCGGTGAATATGAAGA ATATTGATGCCGAATTGCGCAAATATTATGCGGATGACTTACTAacgaaaatgttggaacaCGATTCGGTAAAAAGAATAAGTTCGAAAGAAGTCGTCGAACAACTGAAATCCATCACGAAAaag CTGactgaaaaagcaaaagaatttcGACAACTTTGTGCGCGTGACTCTTTGTCTGATCTAAAAGGAAGAGCCAACGACTTCATTCGCATTGGAATCGatatgaatgcaaaggacaatgatggaaggaatgcgctccattatttgtgtttatcagattcaagcccaaatttaattgacgccattcaactcttaatccaaccgggaattgatgtgaatgcaaaggacaatgttggaaggaatgcgctccattatttgtgtaaatcaaattcaagcccaaatttaattggcgccattcaactcttaaccCAACTCGGAATTGATGTGAAAACAAGGAAGAGATGGGGAAAGAATgtgctccattatttgtgtaaatgtaattcaagcccaaatttaattgacgctattcaactcttaatccaactgggaattgatgtgaatgcaaagaaagataatggaatgaatgcgctccattatttgtgcggatggaattcaagcccaaatttaattgacgccattcaactcttaatccaactgggaattaatgtgaatgcaaaaggcgaaaaagggaagaatgcgctccattatttgtgcggatggaattcaagcccaaatttaattgacgccattcaactcttaatccaactgggaattgatgtgactGCAAAGGACGATGATGG aaggaatgcgctccattatttgtgtggatGGAAGTCaaacccaaatttaattgatgcaatccaactcttaatccaactcggaattgatgtgaacgcaaaaggcgaaaaagggcagaatgcgctccattatttgtgtggatcaaattcaagcccaaatttaattgacgccattcaactcttaatccaactgggaattgatgtgaatgcaaagaacGATAATGGACTGAATGCGCTCGattatttgtgtaaatcaaattcaagcccaaagtTAATtaacgccattcaactcttaatcaaACTAGGAATTGATGTAAAAGTAAAGGACAGATTTGGAAATA gaaggaatgcgcttcaCCTTTTGTGTCGGTACTATTTAAACCCTAAATTAACCAACGCAATTCAACTGGTAATCGAAAGCGGGATAGActtgaatgcaaaggacaataatggaatgaatgccattcattatttgtgtcgatacaattcaagccaatACTTATTCGTCGctattcaaattttgattcaatccggaatcgacgtgaaggCAAAAACTAACGATGGAtcaaatgcgctccattatttgtgtcgagACAATTCTAGCCTAAATTTATCCAAAGCAGCTAGGATTTTGGCTGCATTAGGAGTGGATACGCTGGCAAAGGACAAACATGGATGGACTGTGTTGGATTATTGGTGTAATAACGAGAAGaaggaattgaaaatttgGATCGATCGCGCTGTTCCTCTAATAGGGGAAGGTTACTTTGTCGCGGTATTTAAAGGGAAATTCGAAGGTCGCCAAGTGGCagtaaaaagagttgaaatacGTCATTTcaagaaaatagaagaagaagctttgcTAAAGTTAGATCATTGTGATGAGGACATATACCGAAGAACGCCACCAATTAGTTAG